The Gammaproteobacteria bacterium genome includes a window with the following:
- the rplK gene encoding 50S ribosomal protein L11: MAKKMTGQIKLQIPAGDAKPSPPVGPALGQHGVNIMDFCKQFNAQTQSVEKGLILPVVINVYADRSFTFITKSPPAAVLLKRSLGLDKGSATPNTNKVAKVTRAQLEEIATIKMPDLTAADMDAAVRTIAGTARSAGIEVEEE, encoded by the coding sequence ATGGCTAAAAAAATGACGGGGCAAATCAAGCTGCAGATCCCTGCAGGTGATGCAAAACCCAGTCCGCCGGTAGGCCCAGCTTTGGGGCAGCATGGCGTTAATATCATGGATTTTTGTAAACAGTTTAATGCGCAAACGCAAAGTGTTGAAAAAGGCTTGATTTTGCCTGTAGTAATCAATGTTTATGCTGATCGTTCATTCACTTTTATCACTAAAAGCCCCCCTGCCGCTGTCCTTCTGAAACGAAGTCTGGGGTTAGACAAGGGTAGTGCCACGCCAAATACTAACAAAGTGGCCAAAGTAACTCGCGCTCAATTAGAAGAAATCGCTACCATAAAAATGCCAGATCTCACTGCTGCAGATATGGATGCCGCTGTGCGCACTATTGCGGGAACAGCGCGAAGTGCCGGTATAGAAGTGGAGGAAGAATAA